In Heteronotia binoei isolate CCM8104 ecotype False Entrance Well chromosome 5, APGP_CSIRO_Hbin_v1, whole genome shotgun sequence, the DNA window cagattgcgaggaacaggactcccaatccccctctccagctgtgaggctaggcctccaggtcctctgccaccctgcacttgggtttcacagagacctcagcgcttctttggggcacccctggaggattggcaccttatccaactgcatgccttccccctaccccggggcccccttctcaacacagcgtggtctaaagcggtctggggatctaggtggtacagagattgattgccagcattttaaacagaaaaaacatttatttaaaagggaaaaggataggggaagaaaaacaaaacaaaaacagttgcatctacaaaattagcacagcacagcccagcacagcaaagcccagcacagcaaacagcataacaaaataaagttgattataaacgcatccggctggccctgatctaaacttgccctgtcttgtgaagtacttacttagtctgcctgcctggaggcctcattttcctgagcaggcctcccccacaggcaggagcctccattgctcaccacatgctcgctcgagccccagttcaaatctgccctctcttcctgcctaacacatggcaagaacaacagcccttcctgcctctctaggagactttccccctagcgttgttggtttggctctggaagggagggggggagtgaggggaaggctacaaagccggctgaatggatttactgatccctgcctttttggatgaagcaccaacactctcagatggcgtttctccacacatggTTATAGATTTCACCTGGTTGCAGTCCTCTATAGCTGCAATGTTCCCTATAGCTACAGagtttagcccaggggtggggaaccttttttctgccaagggccatatggatatttataacatcatttgtgggccataaaaaattatcaacttaaaaaacagtgctccgccaaggaagaatgattcaggccagcaaaattaatgcaaacaattgtttttctatttgaagtcacgtggggaaagcctaatctaggacacacacactcacggcctgccgccctaggcaaatgcataggtccagggcttttttgtagaaaaagcccagcaggaactcagtagtatattagaccacatcccctaatattagcatatttggtcacacactcattagcatattaggccacaccctctgggataatcaagtgcaaactgaacggtgacagtaacttttccaggccctgcagcaattctggctggccagccaggccccagggaggctgccgcacagaaCATCTGGGCTctatgatccctgcctggccctggggaggctgctgcattcCATGGctggccccacgatcctcgctggccggccaggccccggggaggctgccacatggcttggcttggtccaacaatccccgagggccataccaagtgacctcgagggccgtatatggccctcgggatggaggttccccacccctggtttaacctATTGTATCAGCAAAGCAAAGCCTTCCCCATTGCATAGAAGCATTTTGTATCTGACCTCTCCAAGGGGTCTTCTGAGAGCTGTCTTCAGGAATGAGGTGGAGGAGTCAAGACCTTCCTAAACTCCTGACTCTACTagcctttctctcctctttttaTACACCCTTCTGAGGTATctgaagcggccccgtggcgcagagtgctaaagcagcacaacagacactctgggaggcgggtggggctgagagagctctgacagaagctgccctttgaaggacaacctctgccagagctatggctgacccaaggccattccagcagctgcaagtggaagagaggggaatcaaacccagttctcctcttTTTATACACCCCTCTGAGGTATctaaagcggccccgtggcgcagagtggtaaagcagcagtactgtggtctgaattctttgctcatgacctgagttcgatcccggcggaagctggattcaggtagccgccccaaggttgactcagccttccatccttccgaggtgggtaaaatgagtaaccagcttgctggggggaaagtgtaaaagaatggggaaggcaatggcaaaccaccctgtaaaaagtctgccatgaaaacgtgaaagcaacgtcaccccagagtcggaaatggctggtgattgcacaagggacctttccttcctgagGTATCTGACAACTTAATTGAACCAATCAAAAACAAAAGGGTCGTCTTTGGCTGGAAAGTCCCCATTACCAACATATCCGGAAATTGTCCTCAGTTATCAAGGACCTTCCACGTCAGAGACGGTTCCTTTCTGCCAGATGTCATCCTAATCCAGACAATTTCAGATTTCCCCGCTCTCTTGGCTTCTCTTCAGATCGTCACAGGACTTCAATTTTATATTAAAGAATCCATTTTGAATATGACCACCTTGGACTCATTCTAAGTCCAGAATACGTCTTCTTCCACTTATCTATCATGACCACACTTCCACCAGAACAGGTAGACTGAGTTCACACCACTGGAATGATTAAGACTTTTTCTAAGACTTGAACAGTTAGTGTGTAATAAGAAAACATTTATGAATATAATGTGTCatatgaagaagaaattggatttatatcccaccctccactcttagagcagctcacaatctcctttatctccctcccccacaacagacactctgggaggtgggtgggggctgagagagctctgacagaagctgccctttgaaggacaacctctgccagagctatgcctgacccaaggccattccatcagctgcaagtggaagagaggagaatcaaacccggttctcccagataagagagctatggctgacccaaggccattccagcagctgcaagtggaagagaagggaatcaaacccggttctcccagataagagtccgcacacttaaccactacaccaaactggctctctgaatgtGTGCTTGTGTTCCTACTAATACCTAAGAATCTATCATTAAGATTCCCTCTCAAATTCCCATCCTTTGTATTGCTCAGATAGTACAGCAACATCTCAAGTCACCTTTTAGTCACTTCAGATCAATTAATAGTTTTCTAAAACACTCTGTAATTCCCTCTTTCAATAATCAGTATCCatgttgaatgaatgaatgaactttattacagtcatagaccaatataaaaactataacacatcatataaaaccctcctaaaatacctaagatagtataaaataccctcctaaaaaaacataaaatacaattatGATTCgaaccaagtgggcagccatgttggtctgaagcagttgaacaaagcaggagtcaagttgaacCTTAAAGACcagcccatttttatttagaacgtcagctttcgtgtgctcttaagcacacttcctcagacgagggaTCCAGCACAGCGAGCAAAGCCATGCAGAGCTGAGctcctgctactcagatcaaaggtttgctcaacttGTTCATTTGactattctgccattgtaccattttacattccaaACCACTGCCGACCAGagaattttacttcactgtcattggctcttaaatctgtaccctgttgcattctgggccactgcctaccagctctgtgtggctccTCAGCTGTGTCTGGCTTTGCTCACAGTGCTGGGTTCCTCGTCTgctgaagcgtgcttaagagcacacgaaagctgacgttcgaaATAAAAaggggttggtcttcaaggtgccacttgactcctgctttgttcctacAACAATTCTATACGAGTAATATGCAGATATATGGCTGATTTCTGTATAAATCTTTATGGGAAAGACTGTGTCCTGTACCTTTAACACAGTTTCAAGCACTCTCTagtttccccctcctctctctcagcTGTTATTCTAACATATTGCTGGATCACTGGCCTTTCCAGATTTCTCTTGCTATGTTTAACACGAGGGTTTAAAATCAGTGTCATTTTCTTCCCGAACCTTTTCCCAAACAGCAACATTATTGGCGTATAAAATCGGAAATTTAAAAAGCATACTTTCTTCAAAACTcaagccattcccccccccccctcatctccaTAAGAGAGATTTCTGCGGAACATCTCTTGGCTCAAACATCGATATTTGGACACCACGGGTCAGTTTGACTCTTGGTGGATCAAGACTCCAGTTCCCCGCTGAGTCTGCCGACTGAGTTTATGTTTAACAGAAGACGTGCTTTTTCTGCAACGCAAGTCAGTCAATTCTGATCACAGTTCATCCAgttgtttgaacatatgaacatatgaagctgccttatactgaatcagagccttggtccatcaaagtcagtattgtcttctcagactggcagcggctctccagggtctcaagcggaggtttttcacacctatttgcctggacccttttttggagatgccggggattgaacctgggaccttctgcttcccaagcagatgctctaccactgagccaccatccctccccaatttgGGTTGAAAATTCAGGTCCGCATATAAATATGTATTTCACAGATATCTTGAGGGCTAACTGACTTTAtagggagccctgtggcacagagtggtaaagctgcagtactgcagtccaagctctgctcatgacctgagtttgatcccggtggaagctgggttgaggtagaagatgatattggatttatatcccgccctccactccaaagagtctcagagaggctcacaatctcctctaccttcctcccccacaacagacaccctgtgagggggttggggctgagaggtctctcacagaagctgccctttcaaggacagaggctcagagcagcctacaatctcctttaccttcctcccccacaacagacaccctgtgaggggggtggggctgagaggcctctcacagcagctgccctttcaaggacagaggctcagagcggcctacaatctcctttcccttcctcccccacaacagacaccctgtgaggggggtggggctgagagggctctcacagcagctgccctttcaaggacaacctctgccagagctatggctgaccaaggccattccagcagctgcaagtggaggagtggggaatcaaattcagttctcccagataagagtccacacacttaaccactgcacaaaactggccctccaggttgactcagccttccatccttctgaggttggtcaaatgagtccccaccttgctggggggaaagcgtagaggactggggaaggcaatggcaaaccacccgtcagacaggtggggctgagagctctcagagaactgctgttgagcagagcagctctgaaagaacttgtgaatgacccaaggtcacaccagcagccgcACAtgaaagagtggagaatcaaacccagttctcccggattagaGACTGCGCACTGAACCATCAAACCAACCTGGGTCTCAAAAGAGCTGACAAAGCACAGAAAACACAAAAGTCTAATTTTCTTGATACAAACAAATATCATTAGTGCGCTGTGACTCTTCCTTAGCTGAGTTTTGTTTTGTCCGATTCATGAAGAAACATTTAGGGGCGAAAACTGCTTGGAAGGGGGGAGATGTGCTATCCCTTTAACAGGGTTATCACAGGATATTCATCTCTTCAGATACCCCTTTCCACATGCCAAGTTTCTGCAAAGGAGGCAGCCAGCCTGGAATGGCCTGTCAGTaacccaaatgcacatccctctCCAAAATAAAATAGGGAGACGGGACTGAGAATATTCTCTGTTTGAGCTATAAAGGCCCAATATCAGTGGAGGAATTTGAGGAGTGGGGGGGGCtctgaggaggaagaggtggagacgGAGTCTTGGCCCAGGGTTTAGCCCAGATCATTTCCTGCTCGTGCAAAGGGAGGTGGTGTTACTTCCGAGCAGGGGGAGGGAATCCGACTTCTCCTTCCTGATCTGCTCTGTGAGataatctgggggtgggggtggggaggaaaagtaGGATTGGGGAATTTGTTCCCCACAAGGTTGTTTTGCCAACTCCATGGATATTGGTCCATTTCCACAATATTGgatgttgtggggaagaagaggttATCTGGCATCCTAAACAAGGCTAATCTCACCCCGCACTGGCGGCCCAATCTCTACATTCTATCCTGTGGCcttataggatagaatggagtctaTTTTACcttatggagccagtttggtgtattggtgaagtgtgcggactcttatctgggagaaccgggtttgattccccactcctccacttgcagctgctggagtggccttgggtcagccatagctctcttatctgggagaacagggtttgattccccactcctccacttgcagctgctcgaatggccttgggtcagccacagctctcttatctgggagaaccgggtttgattccccactcctccgcttgcacctgctggaatggccttgggtcagccataactctcttatctgggagaaccgggtttgatttcccattcctccacttacagctgctcgaatggccttgggtcagccataactctcttatctgggagaaccgggtttgatttcccattcctccacttacagctgctggaatggccttgggtcagccatagctctcttatctgggagaaccgggtttgattccccactcctccacttgcagctgctggaatggccttgggtcagccatagctgtggcagaggttgtccttgatagagcagctgctgtgagagccctctcagtcccacccacctcacagggtgtctgttatgggggaagaagatataggagattgtaagccgctctgagtctctgattcagagataagggcggggtataaatctgcaattcttcttcttctaaattgccTAGTGGCGAAAGGGGAGTCTGACCCCTTAGATCCCTTATTTACCTTTCTTCTTTCAGCATGCATTTGGCTTCAAAGTGGTGAAACCCCAAAAAACTCACAGCAGGCTGGACTAGGGAGGGATTAGGGTTGAGAAACACCGCTCCAAAACTGCTTCTCAGATAAAAATGTTTGCGAATTTAGGGTGCCCACACTATATTTACACCAGCAGCAGAGAGGCTGTACATGTCTGTTACACTCAAATTGTCTATTCCTTCACAGGATCTGAAAATGGCAGAATTAGACTGATAGATAACCTGAAGTAGTGAGTTTCACAGAGGAGGGGAACCAGAAAAAGCGCCCTCCCTCCTAGGTGTAACTATGATCTCAGTCTTTTTAACCCAACAACATCAGGTCCTTGAAGAACCTAATCAGAACCAGCTATAAGAAAGTTTCACACTATTATGGATTCTCTGAGGAATACGAAAGTCAGATTTGTGCCTCAGGCTCTTCCCACACACTGAGCACtgatgaggttcctcccttggatGGATTCTTCGATTCGAAAAGAGAGATGAGCTGATTTTCTGACCTGGAGATACCACTGTCCATCTTTCTATTCTTCACTGTGGGATTGTTTAGGGATTTTCGGCACGACTAATGCTCTCCCAGTTTGAGCACTTACAACATTTCTTTCTGATTAAGATAAGGTTTCTTCTGTAGATTTGGGCCTTTTACAGGAGTTGGTATGTTTTCAATATTTGTGGTTATCTTTTAGGTgtgagttggaaacgactggtgcttgcacaggggactacctttaccttttttttttccttaggtGTGAGATAGGGGGAAAGCTCTTTTTATGGGTTAAGTAGTTACACAGATCCTCCTTATGTGGGTTCCTCAGCGTAGTAGAAGAATGctgctctgactgaatttctttcagTGCTCCAAACAGTGTGTCTTCCCTGTGTGGGGTTCTCAGTTGTCATCAAAGAGTGCTTCTGCAACAaaagctctttccacagtctgagaattcaaaaggtttctctcccctATGTGAATTCATATATACTTTTGAAAACTGTAACACtaactgaatctcttttcacaatCTCAGCACTGTGACATTTTCTCCCCATGTGCGctttctctgatgcagttgaaaaGTGCTAATCTAACTGAATCCTttcccacactctgggcattcaaaagctttctcccATTTGGATTTTCCGATGcattagtccaggggtggccaacagtagctctccagatgtttttttgcctacaactcccatcagccccagccattggccatgctggctagggctgatgggaattgtaggcaaaaaacatctggagagctaccattggccacccctgcttagtcTGTCCTCGCTTCTTCTGGGGCCTATACCATTGCCGGCTCCCCTGACTCTTACTGGACCCTCCGGGATGACAACAGTCACTGTGATAATGGAGGCTGATGGGCCAATAGCTCATCAGCAAGTTGAATGCGGGGTACTGGTCTCATTTTCTGGGATACTGCTCCTCTGTCATGAAAGCCTCCATTGGGCTGTTCATGAGTCCGGGTGTGGCAAGTCAGGACCAGACATTgagaattcaaaaggtttctcccctgtgtggcttctatgatgcttttgaagactgccactcgtactGAATTTATTCCCACGCTCTGAGCACACAAAAGATTTATCTCTTGTGTGGGTTCGCTGGTgatattgaagatggccactccgactgaatcgctttccacattctgagcatttaaaaggtttctcccctgtgtgggttctacgatgcatttgaagactgccactctggctgaatctctttccacactctgagcattcaaaaggtttttcccctgtgtgggttttatgatggttttgaagactgccactctgagtgaatctctttccacactctgagcattcaaaaggtttctcccctgtgtgggtactctgatgacgttgaagatggctactcatactgaatctctttccacactctgtgcattcaaaaggtttttcccctgtatgggttctatGATGTAGTTGAAGATTACCacttgtactgaatctctttccacattctgagcattcaaaaggtttctcccctgtgtgggttctctgatgatggaGAAGATTGCCTCTCACActaaatctttttccacactctgagcattcaaaaggtttctcccctgtgtgggttctgtgatgaTGTAGAAGATTGCCTCTctcactaaatctctttccacactctgaacattcaaaaggtttctcccctgtgtgggttctatgatgctgTAGAAGATTGCCTCTcacactaaatctctttccacacactgtacattcaaaaggcttctctcctatgtgggttctctgatgatattgaagtgtgccactctgactgaatctctttccacactctgagcattcaaatggtttctcccctgtgtggtttcTCTGATGATGTCGAAGATcaccactccaactgaatctctttccacactctgaacattcaaaaggtttctctccggtgtgagttctctgatgcttttgaagactgccccTGAAAttgaatctcttttcacactctgagcattcaaaaggtttctctccagtgtgggttctctgatgcttttgaagactgcccctgaaactgaagctctttccacactctgagcattcaaaaggtttctcccctgtgtgggttttatgatgattttgaagactgcccctgaaactgaatttctttccacactctgagcattcaaaaggtttctcccctgtgtgggttttatgATGGTTTTGAAGACtggcactctgactgaatctctttccacactctgagcattcaaaaggtttctcccctgtgtgggttctttggtgctgcTGAAGATTGCAACttttattgaatctctttccacactctgagcattcaaaagatttctcccctcggtgggttctctgatgacgctgAAGAGTGCCTCTCTCACTAAATCTCaatccacactctgagcattcaacagttttctcccctatgtggattctttgatggcgTTTAAGATATTTTctttcactgaatctctttctacattctgagcattcaaaaggtttctcccctgtgtgggttctatgatgcaTTTGAAGATTGCCATAaaacatgaatctctttccacactcagagcattcaaaaggtttctcccttgtgtgggttctctgatgacgttgaagattgcCATggtaactgaatctctttccacattctgagcattcaaacggtttctccccggtgtgggtcctttgatgcagttgaagattgtcactccgactaaatctctttccacactctgagcattcaaaaggtttctcccctgtgtgggttcgttgatgcttttgaagatggccactcaaatgaaatctctttccacactctgaacattcaaaaggtttcttccctatgtgggttctctgatgatcttGAAGATAGCCACTTgaactgaatctttttccacactctgtacattcaaaaggtttctctcctgtgtgggttctgtgatgaCGTTGAAGATAGCCACTTGAACTGAATCCCTTtctacactctgaacattcaaaaggtttctccgctGTGTGGGTTTTATGATGGTTTTGAAGACTGCTCCtgaaactgaatctctttccacactctgagcattcaaaaggtttctcccctgtgtgggttttatgATGGTTTTGAAGACTGCTCTTGaaactgaatctttttccacactcagagcattcaaaaggtttctcccctgtgtgggttctgtgatgaCGTTGAAGATAGCCACTtgaactgaatttctttccacactgtgaacattcaaaatgtttctcccctgtgtgcgttctgtgatgatactgaagatggtcactccgacggaatctctttccacactctaagcacacaaaatgtttctcccctgtgtgggttctctgatgacattgaagattGCCATtccgactaaatctctttccacactctgagcattcaaaaggtttctccccggtgtgggttctttgatgcttttgtaGATTGCCACTCAAacgaaatctctttccacactctgaacattcaaagggtttctcccctgcgTGAGTtttctgatgatgctgaagatggccactctcactaaatctctttccacactctgaggattcaaaaggtttctcctctgtgtgggttccCTGATGATTTTGGAGACTGCAactcttactgaatctctttc includes these proteins:
- the LOC132571577 gene encoding oocyte zinc finger protein XlCOF6-like, which codes for MRNSIIDKASSSTAGEHTSEYANKLEPRRCLQKLVIGIPEIGLKHGEASLQSQGNKGKNSKTEVAQEKGKEMEEQDPEGPGMGKKIWEPSVKMVATVPESEGAFLEQGQRMQAEDSAQDVLSFEQKHIHTPPKSNYLHIMGMGKHFECSQCGKKFSSSGYLQRHHRTHTGEKPFECSECGKRFSFKSSLQNHHKTHTGEKPFECSECGKRFSFRSSLQNHHKTHTAEKPFECSECRKGFSSSGYLQRHHRTHTGEKPFECTECGKRFSSSGYLQDHQRTHIGKKPFECSECGKRFHLSGHLQKHQRTHTGEKPFECSECGKRFSRSDNLQLHQRTHTGEKPFECSECGKRFSYHGNLQQCGLRFSERGTLQRHQRTHRGEKSFECSECGKRFNKSCNLQQHQRTHTGEKPFECSECGKRFSQSASLQNHHKTHTGEKPFECSECGKKFSFRGSLQNHHKTHTGEKPFECSECGKSFSFRGSLQKHQRTHTGEKPFECSECEKRFNFRGSLQKHQRTHTGEKPFECSECGKRFSWSGDLRHHQRNHTGEKPFECSECGKRFSQSGTLQYHQRTHIGEKPFECTVCGKRFSVRGNLLQHHRTHTGEKPFECSECGKRFSERGNLLHHHRTHTGEKPFECSECGKRFSVRGNLLHHQRTHTGEKPFECSECGKRFSTSGNLQLHHRTHTGEKPFECTECGKRFSMSSHLQRHQSTHTGEKPFECSECGKRFTQSGSLQNHHKTHTGEKPFECSECGKRFSQSGSLQMHRRTHTGEKPFKCSECGKRFSRSGHLQYHQRTHTRDKSFVCSERGNKFNPVKE